Within Citrus sinensis cultivar Valencia sweet orange chromosome 1, DVS_A1.0, whole genome shotgun sequence, the genomic segment TCTATGGTAGTATGGTGGTCGGAATGTATGCTCTGCAACCAACCATCGAGGAGGAAATATGACAAAGTCAAGCAATGCCACACCAGGTTTATCAGTTGGTGCTGTCAGAACTGCCATACATTCAACCAaatcaaattaagaaaattattataagctATCAATgatacatttaaaaataacaaataaaataacaagaataattctagagaaaagaaaaacaaggaTAAAGACTAATCGTACCAGTATTTATAGATGGATCACCGTGATCGACTAAAACAGTGTTGAAAGGACAGAACTTACTGAGATCATACTGCAAATAGAAGTTTACAAATTAGTGTGCATGAGGGTGCATTATCATAAACCTACAACTAGGCATTTTCTTTTACACTAGTTAGATCTTTTGGCTGATTGACTTCACACATAGGAAAACAAAACAGCTGGCTAAGTGCGTGCCCCCGTTCACTTCTATTTCAAATAAGAGGGGCTGATATTATGGGATTAACACCCACCTTATATGGTACATAATTACCATGCCAAGCAACAACATTAAAGGGTGAAAAATCTTGTCTAGCTGTAAACAATTCTCCCCCAAACTTTTGTACAATCGTGTATCCTAGACGGGAACCCTCTTCAAACCAGGCTGTTGGAACAAGGAAATCTCTCGGAGCAGCAAGACCATTTGCACCTAAATGCAACAAGATTACATTTTTCCCTGAGTTAGCACCttcataaaacttaaaaataaaataatgatgataacAACAAAGATTGTAGAGACTGATAAAGCAAGCTATGTTGAAagatacaaaagaaaaacaaactatGTGCTTAATTCACTTCCAGaaaaatgctaaaaaaaaaaatgtacctATTGGACCAAGATCAGGAAGCTGAAAATGGGTACCAAAAATCTCTGCGATGTAACCACGTGATGGACCATCTGGTAAACTTACAGCAAAACGAAACCCTTGAGGTAAAACGGCAATTTCACCAGGAGAGACTTCCAGTTTTCCACATTCAGTAGCAATCCACAGCCCTATGCAACCATTTCAAAGTATTAGAAAAGATATTCTTGAATGATcagaaaatttatcaaaaaggCACGACTGAATGGAGCcgaaaattttcaaagcacCAAATAATCCAAGTGGTTAAGAATCAATCAATTTCACCAGAAGGTTCAAAAAATTATGGCAGGACAGAATCTTCATATGCAttcaaaaaaatgaatgagCTGATATGTTATAGATGTATAAAGATTAAGGCACCATTGACTCCATATCTCCTATGATTAGCTATTACTTGACTGAACCTCTGACAAACAGAAAGGCAGTCGAAATTAACACAGGTatgtaaaataaacaagagtcattaaattaatatttggaGAAGATGCAAAGTCACTTACTTCCTTTTTGGGGAACTACCAAAAAATCTCCATCAGCATTACAGAAGGCACAGTTGTCCATTGATTTGTTGGCAGTGTACCTACATCGTAAACAAAAAGTCCCATGCTTATCAAAATTTGCATATAGGTTGCCCAATTTCAATAAACAATTGCCTCAATTTCAGTTGTAAGATTAATTAAGATAGTTTAAAATCTATAACTCACGTAACCTCTCGCaacatcttttttcttaaccAAGCAACAAGCTTTCATACCACTTAGGACTGAACTACGACATTAATAATTCTAACAAGAAGAAAAGGGCATCGAGATAACCTTtactacaaaataaaaatagagaaaatgaCCACGGAATACCGATTACATGTGAATAGCATATCCATGCCGAAGAAATGAGCTGCCAGCCCCACATATCGTGTACAACCCGTCAATAAAATCAGTCGGTGAATCAGGGATATCAACCGGCTTCCACCGGAGCTGAGTCGGCGTAGTGTAACTGTTAGACTTGTCAAATTCACTCACCAGCTTCCCATGAGCAGGCACTCGAGGCTTAAACGGTTCATGTGTTGCAGAAGGTTTTATTCTGTATAACCAActgctcaaaataaaaaaaataaaaaaaacaccaaAATCATTCAGCAACATGAATACTACTAGCAATAACATAGCAAAGgcataaattgtttttttttcttcaaataaaaaaactctttttttttaaatatgaatatgaaatgaaacaattatCAAGGCGGGAGAGGGACCTGCGTTGATTGAGCTTGCGAGGGGAGGTGAAGGAGGTGCCGGAGATCTGTTCGGCGTAGAGACCGAACGGACAAACGAGGGGGCTGTTCTGTCCACGTGGCAACGCACCGTCGATCGCCTCCGACGAGAAGCTGTTGCCGAATCCTGATTCGTAATTCAGATCAGAGAAATCTTCGCCGTCCGTTTTTCTgattaatgatgatgattgatGTTGACTCTTCTTCTCCATTTGTGTCTCAG encodes:
- the LOC102613255 gene encoding homogentisate 1,2-dioxygenase, with protein sequence MEKKSQHQSSSLIRKTDGEDFSDLNYESGFGNSFSSEAIDGALPRGQNSPLVCPFGLYAEQISGTSFTSPRKLNQRSWLYRIKPSATHEPFKPRVPAHGKLVSEFDKSNSYTTPTQLRWKPVDIPDSPTDFIDGLYTICGAGSSFLRHGYAIHMYTANKSMDNCAFCNADGDFLVVPQKGRLWIATECGKLEVSPGEIAVLPQGFRFAVSLPDGPSRGYIAEIFGTHFQLPDLGPIGANGLAAPRDFLVPTAWFEEGSRLGYTIVQKFGGELFTARQDFSPFNVVAWHGNYVPYKYDLSKFCPFNTVLVDHGDPSINTVLTAPTDKPGVALLDFVIFPPRWLVAEHTFRPPYYHRNCMSEFMGLIRGGYEAKADGFLPGGASLHSCMTPHGPDTKTYEATIARGSEAGPYKITDTMAFMFESCLIPRICPWALESPFMDHDYYRCWIGLRSHFSYEEADNESDGELTMWDMEQRILCA